TTTTCAACTCTATCAAATAGTAATGCTCTTCTTCATTTGCAAACCTTGCACTCTCAAAAGCTGCTGCCTTTCTTAATACATATAATTCTTATTTTCATCAAACTTTCACATTGAGCAGCTACGATTAAGATGGAGAGATTTTTGATAGGTATGAATAAATATATGCGAGAGTTTCTTCGGTCCAAATTAATCTGTCTTGCAGGCTAAGTGCGTATTTTCGTGCAAGTATACCTGTAATAATAGTGAGAATCAAACCGAGTAAGAGAGCATGAGAAAAGGTAAAATTACCTTGCGCGATTACGGTGATCATGGATGTAATGCCAGCAAGGAGATAATCAGAGTCAGGGGCAGCCGGAAAAAACGCTGTTGCGGTTTGATTATCAGCAGATTGAGTTTGTTTTATAAAGCTGCCTCCTTTACATACCAGCGTGGGTATTATAGAGTTGTTATATGTAAATGCCTATGTAATGATTTGATTGAAATATAAAACAGATGATTAATTATGAGTTTGGAGTTGACCAGAGTGCTTAAAGTTTTCTCTTGGCTGTTAATTATTGCAGGCTTATCTATATTATCGATTGGCGGTTACCAGCTTTTGAGCTCGTCTGAAAAGGAAGAAGAGAGACTCTCGGAAGCATATGCAATTCTTGCCAATGGGGAACATACGTCCAAAGGCATAACGATAGAAGGGGTTACGGATATCGCGTATGAGACAGGAGAAACCATCGGATTACTGCATATTCCTAAATTGGATCGTCAAATAGCTATTATAGAGGGCACGGATGAAGAAGAGCTTGCAGAGGGGGTAGGTCATTACCATGACACAGGTCTTCCCGGACAGAATCGGCAAATCCTTTTATCGGGGCACAGGGATACTGTATTCAGGGATTTTGATCAATTAAAAGATGGAGATGAGTTCCATGTAAAAATGGAATATGGTACGTATATTTATCGAATAAGAGACCAGGAAGTTGTTGCAGCAGATAACACAACAGTGATTGATC
This region of Oceanobacillus sp. FSL K6-2867 genomic DNA includes:
- a CDS encoding DUF6526 family protein, with the translated sequence MIPTLVCKGGSFIKQTQSADNQTATAFFPAAPDSDYLLAGITSMITVIAQGNFTFSHALLLGLILTIITGILARKYALSLQDRLIWTEETLAYIYSYLSKISPS
- a CDS encoding class D sortase, which encodes MLKVFSWLLIIAGLSILSIGGYQLLSSSEKEEERLSEAYAILANGEHTSKGITIEGVTDIAYETGETIGLLHIPKLDRQIAIIEGTDEEELAEGVGHYHDTGLPGQNRQILLSGHRDTVFRDFDQLKDGDEFHVKMEYGTYIYRIRDQEVVAADNTTVIDPSRKDEYLTVSTCYPFYMIGSAPDRYVLYAYPE